The proteins below are encoded in one region of Lonchura striata isolate bLonStr1 chromosome 1, bLonStr1.mat, whole genome shotgun sequence:
- the LOC144245948 gene encoding basic helix-loop-helix transcription factor scleraxis-like, whose protein sequence is MSFAMLRPAAGRFVYAELSALSEDEGSSSGSEEKPFRAEPAGPGPQGGRRGRSRGPARPPSREPRQRHTANARERDRTNSVNTAFTALRTLIPTEPADRKLSKIETLRLASSYISHLGNVLLLGEAAGAAAGTGNSGGTGGAGQPCRGAAPAALCPAAAAASPPGRHGESGQPRQICTFCLSNQRRMSKDRDRKTGQLRS, encoded by the coding sequence ATGTCGTTCGCCATGCTGcgcccggcggcggggcggtTCGTGTACGCGGAGCTGAGCGCGCTGTCGGAGGACGAGGGGAGCAGCTCGGGCTCGGAGGAGAAGCCGTTCCGCGCCgagccggcggggccgggcccgcagggcgggcggcgggggcgcagccgcggcccggcgcggccgccgTCCCGGGAGCCGCGGCAGCGGCACACGGCCAACGCCCGCGAGCGGGACCGCACCAACTCGGTGAACACGGCGTTCACGGCGCTGCGCACGCTCATCCCCACCGAGCCGGCCGACAGGAAACTCTCCAAGATCGAGACGCTGCGCCTCGCCTCCAGCTACATCTCGCACCTCGGCAACGTGCTGCTGCTCGGGGAGGCCGCCGGGGCTGCTGCCGGTACCGGCAATAGCGGCggaaccggcggggcggggcagcCGTGCCGCggggcagcgcccgccgccctctgccccgccgccgccgccgcgtcCCCGCCCGGGCGGCACGGAGAGagcggccagccccggcagatCTGCACCTTCTGCCTCAGCAACCAGCGCAGGATG